One region of Quercus lobata isolate SW786 chromosome 2, ValleyOak3.0 Primary Assembly, whole genome shotgun sequence genomic DNA includes:
- the LOC115975066 gene encoding protein LAZ1 homolog 1 has product MGWRGVFYSLFFLLNLVESSTRSGKMWSLNLHAESAIAFSWPIYSASIFVAVAVLLSMYLIFEHLAAYNQPEEQKFLIGLILMVPVYALESFLSLLDSGAAFNCEVIRDCYEAFALYCFERYLIACLGGEESTIEFMESQSLVDYSTPLLKEAYTSYGVVEHPFPLNCVIRYWYLGADFYNAVKIGIVQYMILKMICALLAMILETFGVYGEGTFDWRYGYPYLAVVLNFSQTWALYCLVQFYTVIKDKLEPINPLAKFLTFKSIVFLTWWQGIAVAFLFYMGAFKGSLAQELKTRIQDYIICIEMGIAAVVHLYVFPAVPYKRGERCVRNVAVMTDYASLGTPPDPEEVRDSERSTRIHMARNDEREKRLNFPQSVRDVVLGSGEIIVDDMKYTVSHVVEPVEKGFAKINKTLHQISENVKRYEEKRRSSKDDSYLIPMNSWSGEFSGAHDNLVEGSVSDSGLSNKPHHQSKASVSRNRTGR; this is encoded by the exons ATGGGATGGAGAGGGGTTTTCTATTCattgttttttcttctcaatcttGTTGAGTCCTCAACAAGATCAGGGAAAATGTGGTCACTTAACTTGCATGCTGAGTCAGCAATAGCCTTCAGCTGGCCTATCTACAGTGCAAGCATATTTGTCGCCGTTGCTGTTCTGCTCTCCATGTATCTTATCTTTGAGCATTTAGCTGCTTATAATCAGCCAGAG GAGCAGAAGTTTCTAATTGGTCTCATTCTGATGGTTCCTGTTTATGCTCTAGAATCG TTTTTGTCACTGTTGGATTCAGGCGCTGCATTCAACTGTGAAGTAATTAGGGATTGCTATGAGGCGTTTGCATTGTATTGCTTTGAGCGGTACCTCATAGCTTGCTTAG GTGGTGAGGAAAGTACAATTGAGTTTATGGAAAGTCAGAGCCTAGTTGATTACAGCACCCCTCTTTTGAAAGAAGCATACACATCTTATGGAGTAGTAGAACATCCTTTCCCATTAAATTGCGTCATAAGATATTGGTATCTTGGTGCCGACTTCTATAATGCTGTAAAAATTGGCATTGTTCAATAT ATGATATTAAAGATGATCTGTGCACTGTTAGCAATGATTCTAGAGACTTTTGGGGTTTATGGGGAAGGGACATTTGATTGGAGATATGG CTATCCATACTTGGCTGTTGTTCTTAATTTTAGTCAGACGTGGGCTCTATATTGCCTTGTTCAATTCTATACTGTTATTAAAGATAAATTAGAACCGATTAACCCTCTGGCAAAATTTCTCACTTTCAAATCAATCGTATTCCTGACATGGTGGCAAGGCATTGCTGTTGCATTTCTTTTCTACATGGGAGCTTTTAAAGGATCTTTGGCTCAGGAGCTTAAGACACGCATACAAGACTACATCATCTGTATAGAG ATGGGTATTGCTGCAGTGGTGCACCTGTATGTCTTCCCAGCTGTACCTTACAAGCGTGGAGAAAGATGTGTTCGTAATGTGGCTGTAATGACTGACTATGCATCATTAGGAACACCTCCTGACCCAGAGGAGGTTCGTGACTCTGAAAGGTCAACTAGAATACACATGGCTCGTAATGATGAGCGAGAAAAACGTTTGAATTTCCCCCAAAGTGTTCGTGATGTGGTCCTTGGAAGTGGAGAAATT ATTGTTGATGACATGAAGTACACAGTTTCACATGTAGTAGAACCTGTTGAGAAGGGATtcgcaaaaataaataaaaccttgcATCAGATATCTGAAAATGTGAAACGCTATGAGGAGAAGAGGAGGAGCTCTAAGGATGATAGTTATCTTATCCCCATGAATTCATGGTCGGGGGAATTTTCTGGAGCTCATGATAATCTTGTGGAAGGTAGTGTTAGTGACAGTGGTTTGTCCAATAAACCGCATCACCAATCCAAGGCCTCAGTATCTCGTAATAGAACTGGTAGATAA